The Liquorilactobacillus nagelii DSM 13675 DNA window AGCTTTTTACTTTAAACCAATTTAGCTAATCACCCGATAAAAATTAACCCCTGCAACCTAATTGTTGAGAACTACACACATTTTAATTTAACAACCAACAAGTATATAATGATAATTATTATTTTCAGATAGGGGCCTTAATTATGAAAAAACTTGGACTAGTTGGCGGGATGGGGCCAATATCAACTATTGATTATTATCGTAAGTTAACTGCTGGTTTCCAAAAAATCCGACCTAATTCCTGCCCACCAATTATAATTGATAGCTTAGATGTTTTTCAGCTCTTGAAATTAGAAGAAGCTAATCAATCCGAACAATTAATTAGCTTACTGAATTATAGTTTAAATAACTTAGCTGCAGCTGGAGCCGAATATGCTGCTCTAACAGCAAATACGCCGCACATGGTATTTAAAGAATTAGCAGCACTATCCCCAATTCCCTTAATTAGTATTTTGGATCCAGTTTGCCAAGCAATTCAACTAAAACGGCAAAAAAGAGTGGCGCTTTTAGGAACTAAAATGACTATGGAATTGTCCTTTTATCCAGACAAATTAGCATCATGCGGGATTGAGGTAATTGTGCCTGAGCCTAGCCAGATTGCCGTCATTCAAGAAATTATTACTACAGAGTTAGAACAAGGAATTGTT harbors:
- a CDS encoding aspartate/glutamate racemase family protein gives rise to the protein MKKLGLVGGMGPISTIDYYRKLTAGFQKIRPNSCPPIIIDSLDVFQLLKLEEANQSEQLISLLNYSLNNLAAAGAEYAALTANTPHMVFKELAALSPIPLISILDPVCQAIQLKRQKRVALLGTKMTMELSFYPDKLASCGIEVIVPEPSQIAVIQEIITTELEQGIVKSQSKKKILEIINHLSKHFGIEGVILGCTELPLILQQTDCRLTLYDTVELHTNALLTEMFK